DNA sequence from the Sinorhizobium alkalisoli genome:
CATGCGGTCGGTGGGGCCGTGACGACGGCGGGCTTGACGTTGAGCAAATGCGAAAAGGTTCACGAAAACGCGCCGGTGAGCATGGATCCCTATGCGAGCGTAGCCGAGCCCTATCCCTGGCCTGGCTTCGCCTGCGACGCTTCTGGCACCAAGAACATCGGCAACCCGGGCCAAAAGACGCTCGTGGGAACGACCCAGACGCACCCCAGCGGGGTCAGGGTCAAATGCTTTCCGAACGGACTTGATATCAAGGGAACGGTCGAATTCGAACCCGGCCTCTATATCATACTGAGCGGCACCTTCTCCGCGAACGGCGGCAACGTGACTTCGACCTCCGCCGCGCGAGTTCAGGTCGGCCCCCCGGTAAACGGGTATGACGGCGTTACCTTTTTCCTTGCGAACGATGCTCGGCTGGATCTTAGAGGAAACGTCACGGTCGATCTGAAGGCTCCGACCTCGGGACCTTATTCCGGAATTCTCTTTTTCGGCAGCCGCAGCCAGACGGGCGTCAGCCATGTCATCAACGGCACTTCGAGCTCAGTCTTGACCGGCGCGCTCTACACACCAGCGTCGTCGATCGAATACAAGGGCAATTCGGCGACGACGAGCGGATGTACGCAACTGATCGCGGACACGATCACCTTCACCGGCAATTCGACGATGCAGTCGGCCTGTGACAAGGCGGGTACCAGGAAGCTCCTGGCAGACCAGACCGTGAAGCTGATCGAGTAGGACGGCTTCGCAAAGTCGTGTGCAAGCGCCTGCCCTGCCGCATTCTATGCCGGGATTTGTCAAAGGAAACCACCATGGCTCACGCCGAAGATCGCCAAGTGGCGAGAAGGAAATCTCTCAAACGCGCCCGTCTGATACGTGAAGGCAGCGGAGGCATAGGCATCGAGTGCCTAGTCGTGGACATCAATTCACGGGGAGCACGCCTGCGATTCGGTGCTCCGGTTGCTGCCGGGCCAGAGGTCCAACTGCTCTTCATTCCGGAACATGTAACTGCTTCCGCATGGGTTGTCTGGCAAAACGGCTCGGAGATCGGCGTGGAATTCACGCGGCCGCTGCCATGGCTCCGCAATCTCGACATGAGCAATCCCGTGAGCAGGCATCCGCGCGAGAAACCTGCCGGTCGATGACGCGACGAAGCGCTCATCCAAGCGCAGGGGCGATCAGAATCTGGTGCTCCCAAGCGAGCGATAAAAAATCATTTGGGGAAAGCGGAACCTTCCACGCTTCGGCCGGTTCGGAGCGAACCGTGATCACGGTGCAACAAAAAGGAAGGATATCAACATGAGAAGGATTCACCTGCTGGTTGGCGCAGTCTCCATGGCCATGGCCTCGGCCGCCATTGCTCAGGACAGCTCCGGCTCGGCGTCCGGCGCCGCCTCGGGAACCGCTGCCACCAGCACCGATATGTTGCAGATGA
Encoded proteins:
- a CDS encoding pilus assembly protein TadG-related protein yields the protein MNDTLEDKKQSACLPRRWRRDERGTVAVIAAISFPVLVGAMGLGAETGYWYLKHRKLQHAADVSAHAAAVRLRAGDGKPALEATAKLIASQSGYSPTAGTLAIGPSSSPKASAGTQDRLEVVLTETRPRLFSSIFSKEPITMKARAVAQVEGGSVACVLALSQTKSGAVTVSGSTSVDVTGCDVASNSDAANSFLMSGSGSMKADCVHAVGGAVTTAGLTLSKCEKVHENAPVSMDPYASVAEPYPWPGFACDASGTKNIGNPGQKTLVGTTQTHPSGVRVKCFPNGLDIKGTVEFEPGLYIILSGTFSANGGNVTSTSAARVQVGPPVNGYDGVTFFLANDARLDLRGNVTVDLKAPTSGPYSGILFFGSRSQTGVSHVINGTSSSVLTGALYTPASSIEYKGNSATTSGCTQLIADTITFTGNSTMQSACDKAGTRKLLADQTVKLIE
- a CDS encoding PilZ domain-containing protein, translating into MAHAEDRQVARRKSLKRARLIREGSGGIGIECLVVDINSRGARLRFGAPVAAGPEVQLLFIPEHVTASAWVVWQNGSEIGVEFTRPLPWLRNLDMSNPVSRHPREKPAGR